ATCCCGTTTATCATTATTAGAATCGGCtagctcttagctgaagcttttaTCTTCAATTCCctaagcttagaaaacataattattctgaacGCGGGACAAGTGAAAGCtatataaagctttgtcaagcttgttaaggtcagatatttttgtgcggttttgtttggcaagatcttaGTAGATCCACCATTGACAtgatggtggatcaagtgaagagtgtgagctagaggacTTAGTGCTACCATCATCAGCTTAAACAGAGAGgggtcgacaatgacactatataaacctgtttaatacgagaaatttaatatttaCACGTATTATAGAATATCTACTTCTCTgcacaggagcaatggctattatccatgcaacagtgctcctcttggctatactaatggacgagactggacagtgaGGTAAGGGCTTAAATCCTCTTTttgtctttggtttctttttaatcttGTCCTATACTCATAGGACTGTGTATGTctgctcgttcgagcgttgTTTCGAGGCAttaagagaatctacgtttctCAAGCAAGATTTAACTGAGTTTATATAAATAGGGGCCTAAATCAGAgaggtccagcagcctgctaaacctTCTTGAAAAGTAATTTagggcattcaatcatcctgaagtttccctgggtcactataatcgtgctgcagcacaaccgGCAACTCTCCTTGTGAAGCACCTTCCTATATGTACATCTTTTTGTATACTCCACTCAGTGAAATTTCTATGTATAAATTTCAATTATTGAAATATTTTTACCGACTACAAATTAAATACATGAAAActttacgcatgcgcagacaacttgtactaggcctagttgttcgcctattcgttataaaagcgaaaaactcgccctgggatcgaggctatagtgcagagctattataactactaagtatagagtatagcaacactccatggagaagtttttctacgcactcaGTGACTACTCTAGaaacctatagaaactcttacttgacacacacacacacacaactgtatatctcgcttgcgcatgtgcactgcaTGGGTTTTTAACTTACTAAATTCCTCAGTTGTATATGTCTATATGCTCGTCAGAGCCCCAATATGATAATTGGCAGTGATCTTTGTGTTGATAAGATccaatatattatatatagtttttCCACATTACCAATACAAGTGCGTAATATTATTACATCAATTACATTTAAGTGCCAagttttctgctgatttgacTAATTGTTTTTAATGTTTTCAGTTGCagtaatcaataattatggtagttgCTTTTCACCATCTACTTCCACTAaacaacataataattatgcctcgaggcgtagccgcacaagggatacggtaaagctgactgtgtgtgtgtctgtctgtctgtgtgtgtgtgtattccagctataactgctcaacggttacaatgcaacgaaaactaacagcttctataggcttctagccacgttctcttggattttgattcgtggattagcaaactaaagcttctttctcgagttatggctagtttgactcacattgaaggctgttgcagtttcttcagaatctttcatagcatcatctgttcccacaaactttctattcaacttatgagttagccttgcacttaagcgctagctttttgttggctacaagagttagaaagagctgctaaagaagctagctattttagtagccattattggcagacacacccctattCCTGGATAtagatctaatgcgcatgcgcgctcaataccacgtgtaagagaatccattttgcagaatcagcaattttcttcttttgaGGTccaggtaagccacaaaccaatCTTTTCTACACaatttgctttactgtgtttAATGTTCATTCAATTGCTAACACCTATTtgaaaatcataattattgcaaattattaacctttctataacactctaatacttttgagcgaaagcaaaaacatggcgagaggcattagcacagcgccagcttgaacactagttattatAGTCATTGCTTTGTATATTGATAAAAATGAAACTAGAAAGCAATGCATGTATAAAGTTGCAATACTGAAGAACACATTACAATGTTAGTACCTGCATACAGTTATTGGGAATTGTCTTGTAATGATCTACTGACAGGATCCACGTAGTCATACTCGTGTTGTAGTTCACATCCCCCTATCTGACCCACAACACCTGTTAGCTGACTATACGACTGGTTAGACTTCAGCAATATCTGCTTCTGCTCAATATTTATTAGCTCAGGATGCTCACTCATTCTCTTTGCTTTCGGTTTCACTTTGATTTCGCTGTACTGGTGACTCAATGATAAATCTTTTTGGCTGTTACATTCTGGAGTAGCATATGTCGGGCAAGCAGTCGTATTACTTTTGGCAGTTGAAAACTTACTGTCTGTGTGCCCGTAAGACTCGTTAGCTTTCAACTCAACTTCTGTCATATCCAAGACATTGACTTTGACTTTTGCTAGACCAACCTCATCGTACAAAACACTGTTGGAATGCTGACCTTGTTTGGGAAGTGTGGAGGGTGAACTTTTTCTGCTAGGTGTCGTAACTATGCTGTTGAGTATTCACAAATATGACCAACATTGTATATGAAAGAAGTAAATCTATATGCAGAATGCATATGTACCACATAGGGCTTACCTAgtatttttgtttttaaatCGCAATGTGAATTCTGAAGTAGTCCGGGCAAACAACACAAAGTGTAGTGTTCAAGACGAAGTtgcaacataataatattataaagcTATAACAAAAGTGAAACTTACTACGATGTTTGTACACTCCGTATCCGATAAAGCTCCAAATAGTAATCAAAATTGTTATTCCCAAACATGAAATGACCAACATTGTATCAAGCATACTGTCGCGAAGTGTCATCTTAACCTTACTGCATTGTGTACCTATGAGAAGATTAATTTTGTAAGAACAACTTTGCTAGCATAACActatctgtataattataattttacatAATTTTACCATACGAAATGATTCCATAGACAAATATTGAACAAATGCAAATGAATAGCAGCACGAGTAGGATCACCAAGGAAACAATGAGAGATTTCTTTCTACAGACAAATGCTTTCACCTTGCAAAAAGCTGCATGTTCATTATTTTTGAGAGGAATTACTCATTTGGGTTGATAGTAACTTACCTCCTATAAAGAGTAATAAGAAATGAATGACCGTCAAGAGAAGGTACAGTGAAGTTGTGCTAAGAATGGCAGTTGACCTTAGTGCAAAAGGGATCATTCGATCTGGCAGTGCATGCATAAGAATTAATACACAAAAAGCGATTATTGACTCAAACCTATTAACCTGTTACAGATACATTTTCTTTGACACGTAAGTTTTTGTCTGCCTCCATTGAAAAATCAAAGTTGTGGACTGTACCAGGAATTGAATACGGAATATTCAACATGGTCATGCCATTAATAGGCTGAGCACTGATAACTGTGTGTCGTATAGAACATATAGAGCCTTCTTGAACAACTGTG
This is a stretch of genomic DNA from Halichondria panicea chromosome 1, odHalPani1.1, whole genome shotgun sequence. It encodes these proteins:
- the LOC135348219 gene encoding uncharacterized protein LOC135348219 isoform X2, producing the protein MLFSLISMFAIVFYVEAEVYLTVKNEEKVACSENARLSVMLICEGVDLISLRWSYIGSNSSKSVELQVFLADHSNNITVSSNPAFLSVQLVTVSDMETPANFTSMLTVDLQELENQDITSITCGDVATYEEKLVSDIILDLVNTKITANYHVGVLTSIEVQLRNLLMCSSILMYTMTINGSDEAKHVRNCVGPFCEARFSSIRTSAILGDYTELTLLAIIPRKHVLVYRFPVGHRSKLYFSNKVNSTDCLHLAGCTVVQEGSICSIRHTVISAQPINGMTMLNIPYSIPGTVHNFDFSMEADKNLRVKENVSVTDRMIPFALRSTAILSTTSLYLLLTVIHFLLLFIGAFCKVKAFVCRKKSLIVSLVILLVLLFICICSIFVYGIISYGTQCSKVKMTLRDSMLDTMLVISCLGITILITIWSFIGYGVYKHRKFTLRFKNKNTSIVTTPSRKSSPSTLPKQGQHSNSVLYDEVGLAKVKVNVLDMTEVELKANESYGHTDSKFSTAKSNTTACPTYATPECNSQKDLSLSHQYSEIKVKPKAKRMSEHPELINIEQKQILLKSNQSYSQLTGVVGQIGGCELQHEYDYVDPVSRSLQDNSQ
- the LOC135348219 gene encoding uncharacterized protein LOC135348219 isoform X3, with translation MLFSLISMFAIVFYVEAAEVYLTVKNEEKVACSENARLSVMLICEGVDLISLRWSYIGSNSSKSVELQVFLADHSNNITVSSNPAFLSVQLVTVSDMETPANFTSMLTVDLQELENQDITSITCGDVATYEEKLVSDIILDLVNTKITANYHVGVLTSIEVQLRNLLMCSSILMYTMTINGSDEAKHVRNCVGPFCEARFSSIRTSAILGDYTELTLLAIIPRKHVLVYRFPVGHRSKLYFSNKVNSTDCLHLAGCTVVQEGSICSIRHTVISAQPINGMTMLNIPYSIPGTVHNFDFSMEADKNLRVKENVSVTDRMIPFALRSTAILSTTSLYLLLTVIHFLLLFIGAFCKVKAFVCRKKSLIVSLVILLVLLFICICSIFVYGIISYGTQCSKVKMTLRDSMLDTMLVISCLGITILITIWSFIGYGVYKHRKFTLRFKNKNTSIVTTPSRKSSPSTLPKQGQHSNSVLYDEVGLAKVKVNVLDMTEVELKANESYGHTDKCNSQKDLSLSHQYSEIKVKPKAKRMSEHPELINIEQKQILLKSNQSYSQLTGVVGQIGGCELQHEYDYVDPVSRSLQDNSQ
- the LOC135348219 gene encoding uncharacterized protein LOC135348219 isoform X4 gives rise to the protein MLFSLISMFAIVFYVEAAEVYLTVKNEEKVACSENARLSVMLICEGVDLISLRWSYIGSNSSKSVELQVFLADHSNNITVSSNPAFLSVQLVTVSDMETPANFTSMLTVDLQELENQDITSITCGDVATYEEKLVSDIILDLVNTKITANYHVGVLTSIEVQLRNLLMCSSILMYTMTINGSDEAKHVRNCVGPFCEARFSSIRTSAILGDYTELTLLAIIPRKHVLVYRFPVGHRSKLYFSNKVNSTDCLHLAGCTVVQEGSICSIRHTVISAQPINGMTMLNIPYSIPGTVHNFDFSMEADKNLRVKENVSVTDRMIPFALRSTAILSTTSLYLLLTVIHFLLLFIGGTQCSKVKMTLRDSMLDTMLVISCLGITILITIWSFIGYGVYKHRKFTLRFKNKNTSIVTTPSRKSSPSTLPKQGQHSNSVLYDEVGLAKVKVNVLDMTEVELKANESYGHTDSKFSTAKSNTTACPTYATPECNSQKDLSLSHQYSEIKVKPKAKRMSEHPELINIEQKQILLKSNQSYSQLTGVVGQIGGCELQHEYDYVDPVSRSLQDNSQ
- the LOC135348219 gene encoding uncharacterized protein LOC135348219 isoform X1, giving the protein MLFSLISMFAIVFYVEAAEVYLTVKNEEKVACSENARLSVMLICEGVDLISLRWSYIGSNSSKSVELQVFLADHSNNITVSSNPAFLSVQLVTVSDMETPANFTSMLTVDLQELENQDITSITCGDVATYEEKLVSDIILDLVNTKITANYHVGVLTSIEVQLRNLLMCSSILMYTMTINGSDEAKHVRNCVGPFCEARFSSIRTSAILGDYTELTLLAIIPRKHVLVYRFPVGHRSKLYFSNKVNSTDCLHLAGCTVVQEGSICSIRHTVISAQPINGMTMLNIPYSIPGTVHNFDFSMEADKNLRVKENVSVTDRMIPFALRSTAILSTTSLYLLLTVIHFLLLFIGAFCKVKAFVCRKKSLIVSLVILLVLLFICICSIFVYGIISYGTQCSKVKMTLRDSMLDTMLVISCLGITILITIWSFIGYGVYKHRKFTLRFKNKNTSIVTTPSRKSSPSTLPKQGQHSNSVLYDEVGLAKVKVNVLDMTEVELKANESYGHTDSKFSTAKSNTTACPTYATPECNSQKDLSLSHQYSEIKVKPKAKRMSEHPELINIEQKQILLKSNQSYSQLTGVVGQIGGCELQHEYDYVDPVSRSLQDNSQ